The following are from one region of the Mauremys reevesii isolate NIE-2019 linkage group 2, ASM1616193v1, whole genome shotgun sequence genome:
- the LOC120397082 gene encoding serpin B3-like isoform X2: MSSISEATTKFCLDFFKVLNKEHPSNSIHSPLSISAALGMVLLGARGNTATQIQKVLRFTELRENENPGTGRSLEATSDENSESSRRLPLHPQLVPGDQCDIPGEIHSQFHDIFSAINKPTTSYELANANRLYGEQTFNFLQQYLSCIQKLYQAELKPVDFLNAAEETRKQINSWVETFTKGKIKDLFPKDSLSAASVLVLVNAVYFKGQWAVEFKKENTKERPFQINKTKSKPVQMMYQKGKYKIATIEEHDCQVLELPYKGGDLSMYILLPKDYTGLTQLEKELTYEKLTTWISPDHLKEDEVEVSLPKFKIETTAELNKHLEALGMTDVFLPGVSDLSGMAKAGALFVSHVIHKAYIEVNEEGTEAAAATGVGIGITSAGISVQFVADHPFLFFIRHQKTKCILFYGRFSSP; this comes from the exons ATGAGCTCCATCAGTGAAGCAACTACCAAATTTTGCCTTGACTTTTTCAAAGTATTGAACAAAGAGCATCCATCTAATAGCATCCATTCTCCTCTGAGTATCTCAGCTGCCCTGGGCATGGTCCTTCTTGGGGCCAGAGGTAATACTGCCACCCAGATACAAAAG GTTCTTCGCTTCACTGAACTTAGagaaaatgaaaatccaggaacaGGAAGATCTTTGGAAGCAACAAGTGATGAGAATTCAGAGAGCAGTCGCAGACTACCTCTTCATCCCCAACTG GTTCCTGGAGATCAGTGTGATATACCTGGAGAGATTCATTCCCAGTTTCATGACATCTTCTCAGCAATCAACAAACCCACCACTTCTTATGAACTGGCTAATGCCAACAGACTGTATGGAGAACAGACATTCAATTTTCTTCAG CAATACCTATCCTGCATACAAAAGTTATACCAGGCTGAATTGAAACCAGTTGATTTTCTGAATGCTGCAGAGGAAACCAGAAAGCAGATAAATTCGTGGGTTGAAACCTTTACAAAGG GTAAAATCAAGGATCTCTTTCCCAAAGACAGTCTTTCTGCTGCTTCTGTGTTAGTTCTCGTGAATGCTGTCTACTTCAAAGGGCAATGGGCAGTGGAATTTAAGAAAGAAAACACCAAAGAAAGACCTTTTCAGATTAACAAG ACTAAAAGCAAACCTGTGCAGATGATGTACCAGAAGGGCAAGTACAAAATAGCTACAATTGAGGAGCATGATTGTCAGGTGCTTGAACTCCCATACAAGGGTGGTGACCTGAGTATGTATATACTGCTGCCAAAAGACTACACGGGTCTAACACAG TTGGAAAAAGAACTTACCTATGAGAAATTAACAACTTGGATTAGCCCCGACCATTTGAAAGAAGATGAAGTGGAGGTGTCTCTTCCTAAGTTCAAAATCGAGACAACTGCTGAACTTAACAAACATTTAGAGGCTTTAGGAATGACCGATGTGTTTCTCCCAGGAGTATCAGATTTATCTGGAATGGCAAAAGCAGGTGCCTTGTTTGTGAGTCACGTTATCCATAAGGCTTATATAGAGGTCAATGAAGAGGGCACTGAGGCAGCAGCTGCAACTGGAGTTGGCATAGGTATCACCTCGGCCGGGATATCTGTACAGTTTGTAGCTGACCACCCTTTCCTCTTCTTTATCAGACACCAAAAAACCAAATGCATTCTCTTCTATGGTAGATTTTCTTCCCCTTAA
- the LOC120397086 gene encoding serpin B12-like isoform X2, producing the protein MFRKENQEERCVLHPRSMDFQSACRQVLHFKKSTGTGGGCLKVTRTSRGRPKKRKMLERELTYEKLSKWTSPEIMKMSEVELFLLRIKLEESYNLKSTWSSMGM; encoded by the exons ATGTTCAG GAAGGAGAACCAAGAAGAAAGGTGTGTGCTGCATCCCAGAAGCAtggacttccaaagtgcttgcaggcAG GTGCTTCATTTTAAGAAAAGTACAGGAACCGGAGGAGGCTGTTTGAAGGTGACAAGAACTTCTCGTGGGAGGCCAAAGAAAAGGAAGATG CTAGAGAGGGAATTGACCTATGAGAAATTATCCAAGTGGACCAGCCcagaaataatgaaaatgtctGAAGTGGAATTGTTTCTGCTCAGGATCAAGCTGGAAGAGAGCTATAACCTCAAGTCCACTTGGAGCAGTATGGGGATGTGA
- the LOC120397086 gene encoding serpin B12-like isoform X1 translates to MKLGMNLSRKENQEERCVLHPRSMDFQSACRQVLHFKKSTGTGGGCLKVTRTSRGRPKKRKMLERELTYEKLSKWTSPEIMKMSEVELFLLRIKLEESYNLKSTWSSMGM, encoded by the exons ATGAAACTGGGAATGAATCTCTCCAG GAAGGAGAACCAAGAAGAAAGGTGTGTGCTGCATCCCAGAAGCAtggacttccaaagtgcttgcaggcAG GTGCTTCATTTTAAGAAAAGTACAGGAACCGGAGGAGGCTGTTTGAAGGTGACAAGAACTTCTCGTGGGAGGCCAAAGAAAAGGAAGATG CTAGAGAGGGAATTGACCTATGAGAAATTATCCAAGTGGACCAGCCcagaaataatgaaaatgtctGAAGTGGAATTGTTTCTGCTCAGGATCAAGCTGGAAGAGAGCTATAACCTCAAGTCCACTTGGAGCAGTATGGGGATGTGA